In Magnolia sinica isolate HGM2019 chromosome 16, MsV1, whole genome shotgun sequence, the genomic window AAGTatatattttagtgggcttattacaactattgtgttAAACATGACgtatgttcactaattagagatattaaagttgatttagtaattaaattcaaacccctataaatatactatgaATAGCTACTTTTGTATTAAAGTTAATTcagaatctagggtgccaaatgcaataagaggatttcaaacccTGGCTCACAATTAAGCCCTCAAAGTTAACCACACAATGGAGGTTGaattcccactattaaaaacctagGAGCTTATGTTTTTGGGATGTGAATTGAATAGGATACCCTCCTAGATATGTCGAACTCTActgtgatgtctgtgttttatccaatGTCATAATATGTTTAGGATTCTTTTTAAGTgattaaccaaaaaatgaggcagattgaaggctcaagtggaccacacctgatTGAACACTTATTGTTAAAAATTCTCTTGGCAGGTGCAgcagttttcgatcaagctgatatttatgttttccttcctcCATGCCtagtgaacaggttggatggtaaatagacatcctgtggtgtggtctactcgtGCCTTCAATCTGCCCCTTTTTAGCTCATCACCTAAAATGctatatcaaaatggatggacaatgtagataaaaaaacatacatcatagtgggctccacttaGCCTCTGCGAGGACCGTCCGTCCTACCTAGGTCCTGGCGCGGTAGCACCCAATCCTtgtctgtgttttcccttcattttgatatatgtgaccttataaacaagttggatggaaaataaatatcactatgacccTAGGACggtttaatggtgggtgtcattatcatcccggtttcctgtggtgtggtccacctgagactttgaatctgcctcttttttagattcatgacttaaaatgtctgaaaaataataatttttttaaaaaatgaatagagtggataaatcccctacattacggtgggctccacagagcccctgcctggactgATACGCTCATATTCATAGTTCACACTACGTAATGAATGGTCATGATCTTTGACTTGCATACCATCCAACGGTGGAACGAGGCCCAACAATGTAGCCGTGATGCAGAACTCAGGGGCTATCTTAGAATTTCAGTGGAGAATGGTAGGTAGTGCGATTTGCTCTTGGAGTACTGTTTGAAGCGGAAGTTCACGTAGCATGTGCCAACATTGTAAACGAGTGCATGATCTGGCTCATTCATCAGGTGAACCTCACTGTCTGTGACCATGTCCCACTCCTCTCATCAGGTGGACGAGTCTGATTTTGCATTGAAGGAAAGATGGTCTGTGTTCAATGTGGacgggtggtccacttgatgcatGAAACTTGTTGATTTTTGGACAAGGTCATCGCAATGGGACCGCGATGAATAAGAATCTTATGATTTTCTAACATGGAGTTTGTGTTCCTttaatatgagaaaaatgatcTAGCACTAGGTATAGTTCTCTTTGTTGCACTGGACTTTTTAATGATTCAAGTAAATAATCTGTGCTGTTTTAGGCCCAGAAcatattttgtgggccacagtgTAGATCACACCATACAAAACAATCCTGACCACCGATTTAACAGTCTATACAATGAATGGTCAAGCTCATTTCTAGAAATAAGTCTCATCAAGAACTCTTGCCGTAGATTTGTTCAAGCCCATCATGGATTGTGCACGTTTAGAAAAAAACGAATCACTTTTATCAGAAAATCCTATTCATCCTAGGCATGGCTCCAAAACAAAAGTCCAATTTGTAAAGGGAACAAATCAtctaatcagtgtgattttaacAATGTATCCCAAAAAATGTATGCTGAATGTAGAGGTATGTAGAGGTAGCAATGGGCAGCCCGGGGCCAAACCCTAGCCCAGCTAAAATGGCTTTGGCACTGGGCAAGAGGGCTAGCCGTATAAGGGAAGAAGTGAAATGAATAGAGGCTTAAAATTGTctaatttaagaattttttggGGCTATTCCCTCCATCCATGAAAAGTTTCATCATCTAAATAGTTTTGATCATTGATAAGGGGGcgaggagaaagagaagaaatcatcattttcttctcaAGCGTACCCCTTAccccttgaatccataagaaaataagaaatctctAATAAgagataaaattgatattattcaTCGAAGTATGTTGTGGTAATATATGTCTTTTGcttatataagaaaaataaacttttttttttctaaaatagtaaaaattatttaaacaaaaaaaatgtCTAATCATACTAAAACTAGTAAACAACCTTTAGATGGTTGAAATAAGGGCTTTGGACTATAATCAAACTCTTAAAAccttaaaaatagaaagaaagaaaaaaaataaacatattaaAACATACTATAATTTGACTCATAAAACAATTGAATTTTACAAAGTTGCTTCTAGGCCAAGTAACTTTGGGTGGTTGGCAAGGGTGTAAAGCTCCTCGGTAACTTTCCTATATTGTTATAGATACCCATTCAACAAAGGGAGATCAAAAGCATTGGAATTGGACCAAGATCAAAGGctccaaaccctaattcccttAGAATTTGAACCATAGGAACCTTAGAGCCCCAAATCCCCTAAAACCTGAATTATATAGTCCAAATTTCCCGAAAACTTAAACCCTAGGAGCCTCGAGCCCAAATTCCCAAAAAACTTGAAACCTTAAACCCTAGGAAGCCTTAAAACTTGAAACCTTAAACCCAAGGAATCCCAATTCCCAAAAACCTACCAGAAACCCCCAACCAATCCAAGCTGTCCTAAGACTTCCCTTCCTTGCTACTCAATCTTCATAAAAGTAGCGTGACCGACCAAAGGATCTGTAAATAAGGTTATTTATAGCTCATTGAAAGCTCATTAAATGATCTTTACAACAAGCTAAACATCAGTCAAATTCGAGAAGTGTCGAAAGAGATCTAGTCAATTTACCGAAGCTGACTGTAGAAGAAATGTGGGAAACACCATCAAATATTTTGGCCCAACTTTTCAAGAGTCAAATGACCTCCAAATAAGGTGATTCCAATCTCATTGGAAAAGCTTAcctaattatctttccaatgagcctaagaccacaaaaaataaacatgtaaGGAGAGAGATACCAGCATTTTTCTAAGGTCATGCGTTGAAGAATGCATCTGCAGGAATAAAATTTGTGCCAATGCTGAAAAGAGTACTTATCATTACAAGACTACCATCACCTGAAAATGCCTCGAAGGATGTGAAACtgtctctcttctcctttctcacATCTCATAGCACATGGTCACCTTCTCTGGTTCTACTAGGATATCTTACTTCTTATTTCTAACTATAACATCTCCTTTCTCATATACCCTATCCTTATATTTTCTTTGCTTTTACTATCTTCCCAATGTATGCTGTGTTTTGCCATTAGTTGGAACCTGACTCCATAGAAATGGAGAAACCAtttgtctttttattttcttacattaATTATACCCCAGTCATGACCAATGTGAGCACCTCGTCTCTGTGGTCATGATTGGTTTCACTTTAGTCCTTTTTCTTTTATGTGTTATTCTTAAAAAATTGGGCTGACATTGAGCACATCAACTCTGTAATCTCGATGTAAACATATTACAGAACTTAGTCATAtttctaaaatttttaaaaatctcataAAGTATAAACTGCACATTATGCAGGTGAAAAACTTTTCCATCATTGGGTTTTTACTCAGAATCTTTGGCTATACACCAACTGCAGGAGTCACTTGAATTGGAATAGTGTGTGAAGATATTCCTGACTTTGAAAGATGGAATAATTGGTGGCACACTTGTGCTTTGTTTTTCTCTGAACAGTGTTCCGACGTGGCCCTTTGTCGTCCACTTGTCAATCACGCCCTTCACTCGTCCAAGTCTTGCTATTTGTTAAAGAAACAAGGGTTGGGCCCTGATATGCTCCATTGGATTGATCTTGATCATTGAGTGGACACGCCAATTGATCTTCTTTTAGTCGGCATGATCGCccattccaagcttccatgagaagGTGATGATGTCCTCGTCAACATGCTACACCATTTCAATGTAAAGTTTAAAACATCCAACCATTTCAATGTTAAGTTTAAAACATCTTTTAGTCGGCATGATCGCCcagtccaagcttccatgagaaggcggtgatgtcctcatcaacatgCTACACCATTTTAACGCAAAGTTTAAAACATCCAACCATTTCAATGTTAAGTTTAAAACATCCGAGCCGTGCAAAaggttggacccaccatgaaCAGAAACTGATAGAAAAACAGGCTGGCTCCCACATTGGGTGGGTCAAACCTGTATGTTGGGTCATATCATAATTCATCATTTGATATTGATTATGTGATCCGCCTGATGGGTGGACCCACCTAATTTCCACGACAAGTTATCTTCATGGAAGGGTCCACCCATTAGAATCATCAAACAAACTGATGCTTTGAAATCACATGCAATCCAAGGAGAGGCCTATTGAATAGAAATTTCAAATTGAAGATTAGACCTATTTTATTCCCCTGCTAGATCTTGACTGTTAAGTTCATCTTTTATGCCATTGATTGAATGATTCTAATCATAATCATtcgatcagcatgatttttgcaccatagcTTTCCTCTAATGGTACAAATCCATGAATGATCTAAGTCAACGATGCTCTGTGCTAGAAACTTTTGGGTGCATTAGCATTCCTCTCCGGAGAATTCATACATTCTGCTCCCAAAAAGTAAAATATAGGGAAGGAATTCACAATACAGAGTATTACTCTTAAGTGCCTTCTTTAGCTAAAGAGATGGCTTCAAATTCTGCAACAAACAGAATATTTACAAGGTTGCTGACAGTGAAGCTATAAGTGGAAAGTTTACAATGTTGATGAAAATGCTGCCATGCAGTGTTTAAGCTTGCAGTTCCTTTATTATACCCCTTAGTACATTACAGTCTTTGAGCTCATGAGAGATTATACCCAAAttccttattttttttttgggattatgGTTCGCAGAACATCTCCGCATTTTATCTCCTCACTTTCACAGCAATTCTTTAACTACGTCCAATTGCTTTTTTCGACAGTCTGATTCTCCTTAGGATATTAAGATACTTCCAAACAACTGCTGGGAACTGCTACACCTATTTCACATAAGAACTGCTTCACATGTTCTTCGGGAAGGTAATGCAGAGAGGCTTGCTTGCAAAGGGATGATAACAGAGAATTCATATTAGATTATTGGTCTGCCTCACTTCTGAGTATCTTTGCTATATTAGAAACAATACATTGTACAGAATCGCTTCAGTAATTGGTTTATAGCAATCTTACTTTTCCAccgtttttcttcctcttcttctttcctgAATTGATTGGTGTTTCTCACACCTTAGCTGCTACATCTCTCTTTTCGCCTTATAAAACTTGACTCATTTACCAATAATCTCGGCACGAACACATCCCACCTTTGAAAATGTGGAAACGGCGTGAATCTCTTAGTACAATCTCTCGCCCTTCTACTTGTGAGACGAATTTCATCCAGTTGTGACAATCCCCACACACTCGAAGGTTCTTAATCACCCTGATGATGCCCTTTCCTTTCCCACTTTGCAATAGACCAAACGAAACAGCCAACTTCTCACTATGAGAAGCAATGATCGCTTCCTTCTGCAAATCATCAACATCGTGAAGAACATACTCCATCATGGGGAAATAGCCCATGTCTCTACATTCTCCATCCAATGCCTCCAGCTTCTCATAAATCTCCTTCCAATGTGGATGACAAACATCTCCCGCCACAAAAACATGCCGTCTGTTCCTGACCTCGATCCAGCTGCTCCCGACTTCCTGTTTCTTCAACCCTTTATCTTTCATCCACCTCCTCACTCGCACTGCATCGCTCCACATGCCAAAGGCAGCATAGAGATTTGACAGAAGTATGTGGGTAGTCTCATCTTCAGGTTCCAAGTCTAGAATTTTCATTGCGGCGTGCACACCAAGATCAAGTTGCTTATGTGCATGGCATGCTCCAAGCAACACTTTCCACAGAATCAAGCAAGCACCTTGCTCGAGTTTGAGGGAAGAAATGCCGGCCTCAACCCATGTTTTAGCGATTCCAAACTGACCCAAACGACCAAATAGATCAACCATGCAAGCGTAGTGCTCGATGCTAGGATTTACATTGTGGCTCTTGCTCATGGAGTTGAAATAATGAATCCCTTCATTGACAAGACCAGCATGAGCAGAAGCTGTAAGCACCCCCAGAAATGTTACAGAGTTTGGCTTGATACCCTCTGCTATCATCCTCTCAAAGAGTTGGAGAGATTCATAACCCATGCCATGATGTGCACACCCAGTGATCATGGCGGTCCATGAAAACACATCCCTCCTGGCCATCCTTACAAAGATGCTCGATGCGTCACTGATGCTACCACATTTTGAGTACATGGACACCAATGCGTTATTGATTGACAATGAAGAAGTTTGAAGATTACAATGGTTATACCGGTGTTTTACGACAGAAGCATGAAACTGCTTGCCCAGCTGTATTGAAGCCGATCTACCACAGGCAGTGAGAAGAATCGAAAAAGACAAATGATCATATTGCAAGCTTTGCTCAAGCATATCTATAAAGAGCAAGATCACATCATTGTAATTACCATTGATGGAATACCCATCCATCATTGCATTCCAAGAGTAGGAATCTCGCTTGTTGATGCCCTTGAAGATCTTCTCGGCATCCGCCACCTTATTACACTTAGCATACATTGTAAGGATAGAATTATACGTTGAAGTGCCTACCACCGCATGGGAAGACTGCCTTATTACATGGCCATGGATCTCCCTACCCCATCTCCAACATTTCGACATGGATGGATGTGATGACACTGCACCAAGAGCAATTGTAAAGCTATGATCATCCGGTTCATATCCTGACAATGGCATTCTTGTAAATAGCTCCAAACAGTTCTCTAACTGCTCGTTCTGCACAAAACCCGCAAGCATTGAATTCCAACTCACAATGTCCCTGCATGGTAGCCTCTCAAAAACCCTCCTTGCTTTCGTTGCTTCCCCGCACTTAGAATACATTGTAATAAGCGAATTGGCAATGCTTGTATTGTCTTCAAGTTCCATTTTGATCATTTGAGCATGGATTTCTCTTCCATGCTTTAAGCCCGAAACAGAAGACACAGCACTGAGCACGCTGAGAAACGTTATGCGGTTTGGTTTTGCACAAGATTCTAACCTGAGTAGTCTATGAAACAAATCAATGGCACTTTTTTCATCATCATTCTGTTCATGTGCAGCCACAATTGCATTCCAAGATACTATGTTTTTCGAAGGGATTGTTTTGAACATTTTGTTTGCATCGTCCAAAGTCCAGCACTTGGAGTAGAACGTAATGAGAGAATTCCCCATTGTCGTCATGTTGAGCAATCCATCTTTGACGATCTTTCCATGTATTGTCTTCCCATGATCAAGTGCCCTAACAGAACCACAAGCATTGATCATACTGGCATAAGTGCGCTCTGTTGGGGCCACCAGTCCCATCCAGAGCATATCtgaaaacaattgaaaacatTCGCTCCAGCACCCATTGAAGACATAAGCAGCTATCATTGAATTCCATGTTGGGACATCATCTAGAGAAGAAAGTGGGATCTCTCTGAACACCAACGCAGCATCGTCTAAGAAACCACAGCTCGAGTACATGGTTATGAGGGAGGTCCGCACACCAGCATCTGAGACAAACCCTATACGTAAGCACCACCCATGAAGCTGCCTACCGATACAGACATCTCTCAGACCAGCACTTGCCTTGAGAAGGCTCCCCAATGCGAATTCATTGGGGCATGTGCCAGCCtccatcatttcatcaaacaggtGGAATGCTTGTTGGAAATTCCCAGATCGAGTGTTTGCTGCAATAATAGACGACCACGAGATAGCGTTTCGCtcaggcattttatcgaacattcGGTATGCGTCATCCAATTTCCCTTGCTTTATAAGGGAACTTAAAACGTTGTTGTAGGTGAACGTATCGAATCCAGACGGAGAGTGTTTGTTCTCTATCTCGTTTAACAGATCCGAAGCATCTCGTGGTCGTTCTTGCGAGCAGAGGCTTCTAAGATCGGCGACTTGTTGGGTTAATTTGGAAGCGGAGACATTGATCGATACTGCGTCTTCAGAAATGGAAACGATGCATGGATTGTAGGTGAGGCACTGAGATGCAggtaggtgtttgtgaaaatgtctgggTGGAATGGGTTTAAGAAAGAGAAGGTGGGTATTGGCCTTGGAGCGTTGGTTGAGGTACTGAGGAAGTAGGCCGGCCGCTGCTGAAACagctgccatttttttttttgctagattTGTCCAGACAA contains:
- the LOC131228842 gene encoding pentatricopeptide repeat-containing protein At3g49170, chloroplastic-like, which codes for MAAVSAAAGLLPQYLNQRSKANTHLLFLKPIPPRHFHKHLPASQCLTYNPCIVSISEDAVSINVSASKLTQQVADLRSLCSQERPRDASDLLNEIENKHSPSGFDTFTYNNVLSSLIKQGKLDDAYRMFDKMPERNAISWSSIIAANTRSGNFQQAFHLFDEMMEAGTCPNEFALGSLLKASAGLRDVCIGRQLHGWCLRIGFVSDAGVRTSLITMYSSCGFLDDAALVFREIPLSSLDDVPTWNSMIAAYVFNGCWSECFQLFSDMLWMGLVAPTERTYASMINACGSVRALDHGKTIHGKIVKDGLLNMTTMGNSLITFYSKCWTLDDANKMFKTIPSKNIVSWNAIVAAHEQNDDEKSAIDLFHRLLRLESCAKPNRITFLSVLSAVSSVSGLKHGREIHAQMIKMELEDNTSIANSLITMYSKCGEATKARRVFERLPCRDIVSWNSMLAGFVQNEQLENCLELFTRMPLSGYEPDDHSFTIALGAVSSHPSMSKCWRWGREIHGHVIRQSSHAVVGTSTYNSILTMYAKCNKVADAEKIFKGINKRDSYSWNAMMDGYSINGNYNDVILLFIDMLEQSLQYDHLSFSILLTACGRSASIQLGKQFHASVVKHRYNHCNLQTSSLSINNALVSMYSKCGSISDASSIFVRMARRDVFSWTAMITGCAHHGMGYESLQLFERMIAEGIKPNSVTFLGVLTASAHAGLVNEGIHYFNSMSKSHNVNPSIEHYACMVDLFGRLGQFGIAKTWVEAGISSLKLEQGACLILWKVLLGACHAHKQLDLGVHAAMKILDLEPEDETTHILLSNLYAAFGMWSDAVRVRRWMKDKGLKKQEVGSSWIEVRNRRHVFVAGDVCHPHWKEIYEKLEALDGECRDMGYFPMMEYVLHDVDDLQKEAIIASHSEKLAVSFGLLQSGKGKGIIRVIKNLRVCGDCHNWMKFVSQVEGREIVLRDSRRFHIFKGGMCSCRDYW